In one window of Nothobranchius furzeri strain GRZ-AD chromosome 11, NfurGRZ-RIMD1, whole genome shotgun sequence DNA:
- the nup42 gene encoding nucleoporin NUP42 isoform X2 produces MLKWFGNKVWVNPSQQRGGYIQPSSFSQERDDWGFRGGGGRRENPKSSEFSFSNQNRFSAFNSSNTFDRGGRGVGGGREEGGGGRVGDEDEDKKLEMIQTDMGVWESSKQWGFSCYSCAKASISGFTDLSPEELRLEYYTARASGDLQSYLNGVNQLLSQWKSRVQELKVMSPTTRLALLAELNGSAPQPSSSGFGSATSTGFGFPTSSFENKGFDAPPPPQASSFSFTTPTSGFGSSAAPLSSSTGVGGTLPAPTQPPSGFGSSSTPSASTFSFAPQTTNKSEDSSGFGSASGFSFSAANAGGGFGERPAAGGSSSGGFGAPAPEAGSAPATPSDSLFSPESNLTEEELNQFKAKKFTLGQIPLKPPPANMLLV; encoded by the exons ATGTTAAAAT GGTTTGGAAACAAAGTTTGGGTGAATCCTTCCCAACAACGAGGCGGCTACATCCAGCCTTCATCCTTCTCCCAGGAAAGGGATGACTGGGGTTTTCGGGGAGGAGGGGGGAGAAGAGAGAACCCGAAGAGCTCTGAATTCTCATTCTCCAATCAAAACCGATTCTCCGCCTTCAATTCTTCAAACACATTTGATAGGGGAGGAAGAGGAGTtggaggaggaagagaagagggaggaggaggaagagtaggAGATGAAGATGAGGATAAAAAACT GGAGATGATTCAGACAGACATGGGTGTTTGGGAGAGTTCAAAGCAGTGGGGCTTCTCCTGTTACTCCTGCGCCAAGGCTTCCATATCTG GGTTCACAGATCTGTCTCCAGAGGAGCTCAGGTTGGAGTATTACACCGCCAGAGCCTCAGGGGATCTGCAGAGCTAC CTTAATGGCGTCAATCAGCTGCTGAGTCAGTGGAAGAGCCGAGTCCAGGAGCTGAAGGTCATGAGTCCCACCACGCGTTTAGCTTTG CTTGCAGAGTTGAATGGGAGCGCTCCTCAGCCGTCCTCCAGCGGCTTCGGTTCTGCAACATCGACCGGGTTCGGCTTTCCCACGTCCAGCTTTGAAAACAAAG GATTCGATGCCCCGCCCCCCCCTCAGGCCAGCTCCTTCAGCTTTACAACTCCAACCAGCGGCTTTGGCTCCTCGGCTGCTCCCCTGTCATCCTCTACTGGCGTTGGTGGCACTCTGCCAGCTCCCACACAGCCTCCTTCTGGGTTTGGGTCCTCCTCTACACCTTCAGCTTCCACTTTTTCATTTGCCCCCCAGACCACCAACAAGTCTGAGGACTCGTCTGGATTCGGCTCGGCCTCCGGGTTCAGCTTCTCCGCGGCAAACGCTGGAGGAGGATTTGGAGAGCGTCCAGCTGCAGGAGGCAGCAGCAGCGGGGGTTTTGGGGCACCGGCACCTGAAGCCGGGTCCGCCCCCGCCACGCCCTCAGACAGCCTGTTCTCACCTGAGAGCAATCTCACTGAAGAAGAACTGAATCAGTTTAAGGCAAAGAAGTTCACGTTAGGTCAGATTCCCCTAAAGCCTCCACCAGCTAACATGCTGCTGGTGTGA
- the nup42 gene encoding nucleoporin NUP42 isoform X1, producing MVVCNFFLQGRCRYGEKCWNEHPRGGNRGGYNDNYNRAPDQQQSRRQGGGFGNKVWVNPSQQRGGYIQPSSFSQERDDWGFRGGGGRRENPKSSEFSFSNQNRFSAFNSSNTFDRGGRGVGGGREEGGGGRVGDEDEDKKLEMIQTDMGVWESSKQWGFSCYSCAKASISGFTDLSPEELRLEYYTARASGDLQSYLNGVNQLLSQWKSRVQELKVMSPTTRLALLAELNGSAPQPSSSGFGSATSTGFGFPTSSFENKGFDAPPPPQASSFSFTTPTSGFGSSAAPLSSSTGVGGTLPAPTQPPSGFGSSSTPSASTFSFAPQTTNKSEDSSGFGSASGFSFSAANAGGGFGERPAAGGSSSGGFGAPAPEAGSAPATPSDSLFSPESNLTEEELNQFKAKKFTLGQIPLKPPPANMLLV from the exons ATGGTCGTGTGTAACTTTTTCCTTCAGGGCCGGTGTCGTTATGGGGAGAAGTGTTGGAATGAGCACCCCAGAGGCGGAAACAGAGGAGGTTATAACGACAATTACAACCGCGCTCCTGACCAGCAACAGTCCAGACGACAAGGAGGAG GGTTTGGAAACAAAGTTTGGGTGAATCCTTCCCAACAACGAGGCGGCTACATCCAGCCTTCATCCTTCTCCCAGGAAAGGGATGACTGGGGTTTTCGGGGAGGAGGGGGGAGAAGAGAGAACCCGAAGAGCTCTGAATTCTCATTCTCCAATCAAAACCGATTCTCCGCCTTCAATTCTTCAAACACATTTGATAGGGGAGGAAGAGGAGTtggaggaggaagagaagagggaggaggaggaagagtaggAGATGAAGATGAGGATAAAAAACT GGAGATGATTCAGACAGACATGGGTGTTTGGGAGAGTTCAAAGCAGTGGGGCTTCTCCTGTTACTCCTGCGCCAAGGCTTCCATATCTG GGTTCACAGATCTGTCTCCAGAGGAGCTCAGGTTGGAGTATTACACCGCCAGAGCCTCAGGGGATCTGCAGAGCTAC CTTAATGGCGTCAATCAGCTGCTGAGTCAGTGGAAGAGCCGAGTCCAGGAGCTGAAGGTCATGAGTCCCACCACGCGTTTAGCTTTG CTTGCAGAGTTGAATGGGAGCGCTCCTCAGCCGTCCTCCAGCGGCTTCGGTTCTGCAACATCGACCGGGTTCGGCTTTCCCACGTCCAGCTTTGAAAACAAAG GATTCGATGCCCCGCCCCCCCCTCAGGCCAGCTCCTTCAGCTTTACAACTCCAACCAGCGGCTTTGGCTCCTCGGCTGCTCCCCTGTCATCCTCTACTGGCGTTGGTGGCACTCTGCCAGCTCCCACACAGCCTCCTTCTGGGTTTGGGTCCTCCTCTACACCTTCAGCTTCCACTTTTTCATTTGCCCCCCAGACCACCAACAAGTCTGAGGACTCGTCTGGATTCGGCTCGGCCTCCGGGTTCAGCTTCTCCGCGGCAAACGCTGGAGGAGGATTTGGAGAGCGTCCAGCTGCAGGAGGCAGCAGCAGCGGGGGTTTTGGGGCACCGGCACCTGAAGCCGGGTCCGCCCCCGCCACGCCCTCAGACAGCCTGTTCTCACCTGAGAGCAATCTCACTGAAGAAGAACTGAATCAGTTTAAGGCAAAGAAGTTCACGTTAGGTCAGATTCCCCTAAAGCCTCCACCAGCTAACATGCTGCTGGTGTGA